The Terriglobia bacterium genome contains the following window.
GGCAAGCATCTCGCGCGCTGTCCGCCCAAGACGATCAAGGCGCCAAACGACGAGGGCATCCACTTTCGCGGCGCGCAGGTCGGCTTCGAGCGCCTGCATGCCGGGGCGACTCAGCGTCTTTCCCGTGAACGTGTCGCGATACCAGCGCACGGGCCGCCCGCGGCCGTGCGTTCGGAGCCACTTCTTCAGATCCGGCTCCTGGGCGGCTAGGTTCTGGCCGACCGTGGAGACCCGGAGGTAAACAGCAATCTGTTTCTTCTTCATGAGGTAAGTGTACCAAATCAACTAAAGATGAAAAGAGACGGTTATCTCAAGACGTCTCGGCCTCGAAACCGGCAGGTTGAGGGTGTGCAACCGACTGGGGGATGAAATGCGACACTTCAGCTGGGTCGCTGCGGTGACGTTGCTTTCTTGCGCGCCTTCGCGCGCTTCAGCTTGATCGGCGGGAATTCCCTGTCGAATCGACTGGGGCCGCGCTTGCCAGGTCGCCCCGATCCGGGCACGTGGCTTCCGAATCCGCTTCCCTGCCAACTCGGCTTGTAGTGGCTGATGAGGTACTCCTCACACGCTCGGACTAGCCAGTCCTCCTCGATAACGAGGTAGCGAAAGGCGACGTCGTCGACACGGATCCTCCGACGGCCGCGGAGCTTCTCGGCGTGTTCGGTGAGACGGTTCCTAACGCTGCCAGCCTTGTCCGTCTTGCCGACGTACACCGGCTGTCGTCCGTGGCGGAGGTACAAGGCATAGACGCCCTTTCCATCGGGCTCCAACTCCTCGAGGTGCCGGGCGAGGCGATAACGTCGAGTCGATTCCAGGGCCTTCAGGAGATTCTGCGGAATATCGAACGGTGCGAAGAGA
Protein-coding sequences here:
- a CDS encoding Eco29kI family restriction endonuclease, with translation MPKRGNKAQALKRTDNHLFAPFDIPQNLLKALESTRRYRLARHLEELEPDGKGVYALYLRHGRQPVYVGKTDKAGSVRNRLTEHAEKLRGRRRIRVDDVAFRYLVIEEDWLVRACEEYLISHYKPSWQGSGFGSHVPGSGRPGKRGPSRFDREFPPIKLKRAKARKKATSPQRPS